In Cytobacillus oceanisediminis, the following proteins share a genomic window:
- a CDS encoding cell wall-binding repeat-containing protein — protein sequence MKKQNRKKAGKIASYALTSALVLSSFSYTASATTKSSNDFYDQKISQIKELKAETLKKTELKDKTLKSELKASDKVRVIVELDGKTPLETATEEGKLYKELSESTKKSLASKVLKQQSSVKSEIKSKGVKFEYLKNFSTAFNGFSGEVKYGEVAKIEGLSGVKAVYLANAYNRPEVEPNMKTSHSFIQSAATWGDAGYKGEGMIVSVIDTGVDPSHKDFQNIDKTNADLEKSEVDALVKEDGLKGKYYSGKVPYGYNYYDSNDTILDLGPAASMHGMHVAGTVAANGDEKTGGIKGVAPEAQVLGMKVFSNDPNFPSTWSDVYLAAIDDSIKLGADVLNMSLGSTAAFYEEQGAEDIAITRAVENGIVCAVSAGNSAHLGSGWDAPYAKNPDIGVVGSPGLNPDTLQVAASGNVAYLYQHQATVGGKTFTGYGVDDWSSLAASGLELVSLSQANGVTEESGKACKVCGNPSDYEGVDVEGKIVVVKRGTLSFFDKTVNAAEAGAAGIIVYDSGAGTFYENQGGWDVPFMMISAGDGEELEKAIANGDATASVAQTSKKEDPVMGRMTDFTSWGVTPDLRLKPEITAPGGNIYSTVNDDKYTVMSGTSMAAPHVAGGSALVQQFLQEDDRFSDLDFEQRTRLAKVLLVNTAKTIDDVHGQPFSPRRQGAGMMQTFSAVSSPAILTDQSTGEAKVELFDFKETKFELPLAVTNISDSEEVTYNVKTRVLADTIQQVEGEEDRNALIAGDLAGVEVDGPETVTVAPGETVEFTVTVDISKAKLPGLDKDGKPISLYLKEDIFVEGFVHLEDAKKDSVNPTLTVPYLGFYGEWDRPEIFDGFKTLGENRFYDAFPTDMLVENGDYFADMLKVDGKDVYAFSPNGDGNLDDINALPAMLRNAKELQTNILDKDGKQVARVNLESNVRKNWFDSGDTNPYDFNPERAWDGKIKGKAAEDGLYYYELKGKVHYEGAEWQTKKVPVYVDNTAPKLEAEYDAETKTVSWKASDAGVGIAAYAVFVNGVKVADAAADKTSVVLDSIPEKAVVEVAAVDKVYNVSFDEVAVGDSGLPIIDVSTDELVPFGHYNTRSITFSGLVHEDIALKSLTVNGKDVSFKQNDKGEYEFTATVTFEQDGKYDVQIVATDVSGKEFSFARKIMIDTTSPVLNTDAPRFVDKEVEEVTFNVDIEDNFNAFTLLLDGEKVFVQQMEELAEPDTATTEVTVPVKEGDNSFTLTLVDGAGNTTEQVVDIYRNEDAERVNRLSGSDRYVTAVEISKKGWTEADTVVLARGDNYADALAGIPLAKKNDAPLLLTKPNSLSDATKAEIERLGAKNVIILGGKGAVSEAIAQDLEDSGLNVDRLSGKDRFATAAAIAYEVAPNGAEEVVVVRGKDFPDALSAAAYAASNGMPILLTEMYSLPSVTSTAIRDLGASKSLVIGGTGVVSFSVASELPNPYRIGGKTRYETSLNVAKHFDNGAYEYYVATGKQFADALAGAALAAKNDTGILLTDANLPAETEAFLAEESVEKVTVLGGKGAVSETVFTKLKNLFK from the coding sequence TTGAAAAAACAAAATAGGAAAAAGGCCGGTAAAATAGCTTCATATGCCCTTACTTCTGCATTAGTTCTATCAAGCTTCAGCTACACAGCTTCTGCAACCACCAAAAGTTCAAATGACTTCTACGACCAAAAAATTAGCCAAATTAAAGAATTAAAAGCAGAGACATTAAAGAAAACAGAACTTAAAGATAAGACTCTTAAATCCGAATTAAAAGCTTCTGATAAAGTTCGCGTAATTGTTGAACTTGACGGAAAAACCCCTTTAGAGACTGCAACTGAAGAAGGCAAACTTTACAAAGAATTATCAGAATCGACAAAAAAATCACTGGCTTCAAAAGTGTTAAAACAGCAAAGTTCGGTGAAAAGTGAGATTAAATCAAAGGGCGTAAAATTTGAATATCTTAAAAACTTCTCTACCGCTTTTAATGGATTCAGCGGTGAAGTAAAATACGGGGAAGTCGCTAAAATTGAAGGTTTATCTGGTGTAAAAGCAGTTTATTTAGCCAATGCTTACAACCGTCCAGAAGTAGAGCCTAACATGAAGACAAGCCACAGTTTTATCCAATCAGCTGCCACTTGGGGAGATGCCGGATATAAAGGGGAAGGCATGATTGTTTCAGTAATTGACACAGGTGTCGATCCTTCCCATAAAGATTTCCAGAATATTGATAAAACCAATGCTGATCTGGAAAAGAGCGAAGTAGATGCTCTTGTTAAAGAAGATGGCCTAAAAGGTAAATATTATTCAGGTAAAGTACCTTATGGCTATAACTACTATGACAGCAATGACACTATTTTAGACCTTGGACCTGCTGCCTCCATGCATGGTATGCACGTTGCCGGTACAGTCGCAGCAAATGGGGATGAAAAAACTGGAGGAATCAAGGGTGTCGCTCCTGAAGCACAGGTTCTTGGAATGAAAGTATTCAGTAATGATCCGAATTTTCCGTCAACATGGTCTGATGTTTATTTAGCAGCCATTGATGATTCTATTAAACTCGGTGCTGATGTATTAAATATGAGCTTAGGATCAACTGCTGCATTCTATGAAGAGCAGGGCGCTGAGGATATTGCCATTACTAGAGCGGTAGAGAACGGAATTGTTTGCGCTGTCTCTGCGGGTAACTCTGCACATCTGGGAAGCGGTTGGGATGCGCCATATGCTAAGAACCCGGATATTGGGGTAGTTGGATCCCCGGGATTAAATCCGGATACTCTGCAGGTTGCTGCTTCAGGTAACGTAGCCTATTTATACCAGCATCAAGCAACAGTAGGCGGAAAGACATTTACTGGATATGGAGTGGATGATTGGTCCAGTCTTGCTGCTTCTGGTTTAGAGCTTGTAAGCTTATCTCAGGCAAATGGTGTGACGGAAGAAAGCGGAAAGGCTTGTAAAGTTTGCGGAAACCCTTCTGATTACGAAGGTGTCGATGTAGAAGGCAAGATTGTCGTTGTTAAGCGGGGAACTCTATCATTCTTTGATAAAACAGTAAACGCTGCAGAAGCAGGTGCTGCAGGAATTATTGTATATGATTCAGGAGCAGGAACATTCTATGAAAACCAGGGCGGCTGGGATGTGCCGTTTATGATGATTTCAGCAGGCGATGGAGAAGAATTGGAAAAAGCGATTGCGAATGGTGATGCAACTGCTTCTGTTGCCCAAACTAGCAAAAAAGAAGATCCGGTAATGGGCCGTATGACTGACTTCACTTCTTGGGGTGTTACGCCTGATTTAAGATTGAAGCCGGAAATCACAGCTCCTGGTGGAAATATCTATTCTACAGTAAATGATGATAAATATACGGTTATGAGCGGAACTTCCATGGCAGCTCCTCATGTTGCCGGCGGATCTGCATTGGTTCAGCAATTTCTGCAAGAGGATGACCGATTCTCTGATCTGGATTTTGAACAGCGTACACGATTGGCGAAGGTGCTATTAGTTAATACAGCGAAAACAATTGATGATGTTCATGGCCAGCCTTTCTCACCTCGCCGTCAGGGTGCTGGCATGATGCAAACATTTAGTGCCGTTTCTTCGCCAGCTATTTTAACTGATCAGTCAACAGGGGAAGCGAAAGTAGAACTCTTTGACTTTAAAGAAACAAAATTTGAACTGCCTTTAGCGGTTACCAATATTTCTGATTCAGAAGAAGTTACTTATAACGTAAAAACACGTGTACTAGCTGATACAATTCAGCAGGTTGAAGGCGAAGAAGACCGCAATGCTCTAATTGCCGGGGACCTTGCTGGTGTTGAAGTTGATGGTCCTGAGACAGTGACAGTGGCTCCAGGTGAAACTGTAGAGTTCACAGTCACAGTTGATATCTCTAAAGCAAAACTTCCAGGGTTGGATAAGGATGGAAAGCCAATTTCCCTTTACCTTAAAGAAGATATCTTCGTAGAAGGTTTTGTGCATTTAGAAGATGCCAAGAAAGATAGTGTAAACCCAACACTAACTGTACCTTACCTGGGCTTCTATGGTGAGTGGGACCGCCCTGAAATCTTCGATGGCTTTAAGACTCTGGGGGAAAATAGATTCTATGATGCGTTCCCTACAGATATGCTAGTCGAAAATGGTGATTATTTCGCAGATATGCTAAAAGTAGATGGCAAGGATGTATACGCATTTTCACCGAATGGCGATGGCAACCTTGACGATATTAATGCTCTTCCAGCTATGCTTCGTAATGCCAAGGAATTGCAGACGAATATCCTTGATAAAGATGGCAAGCAGGTAGCAAGAGTAAACCTTGAATCAAATGTCAGAAAGAATTGGTTTGATTCCGGTGATACCAATCCTTATGACTTCAACCCTGAACGCGCCTGGGATGGAAAAATTAAAGGAAAAGCGGCGGAAGATGGCTTATATTACTATGAGCTAAAAGGAAAAGTTCATTACGAGGGTGCTGAATGGCAAACGAAGAAAGTGCCTGTATACGTAGATAATACAGCTCCTAAACTTGAGGCAGAATATGATGCTGAAACCAAAACAGTAAGCTGGAAAGCTTCTGATGCAGGTGTTGGTATTGCGGCTTATGCTGTGTTTGTAAATGGAGTGAAAGTAGCTGATGCAGCTGCAGATAAAACAAGTGTTGTTCTTGATTCCATTCCTGAAAAAGCTGTTGTTGAAGTAGCTGCTGTCGATAAGGTTTATAATGTGTCCTTCGATGAAGTAGCCGTAGGGGATTCTGGACTTCCGATTATTGATGTCTCTACTGATGAGCTCGTTCCATTTGGACATTACAATACTCGTTCCATTACATTCTCTGGACTGGTACATGAGGATATCGCCCTTAAGTCTTTAACTGTAAATGGCAAGGATGTTTCTTTCAAGCAAAACGACAAAGGGGAATATGAATTTACTGCAACTGTTACGTTTGAACAGGATGGAAAATATGATGTCCAAATCGTAGCAACAGACGTTTCCGGAAAAGAGTTTTCATTTGCCCGCAAAATCATGATTGATACAACAAGCCCTGTGTTAAACACGGATGCTCCTAGATTTGTTGATAAAGAAGTTGAAGAAGTTACATTTAATGTTGATATTGAAGATAACTTCAATGCCTTTACATTATTATTAGATGGGGAAAAGGTATTCGTTCAGCAGATGGAAGAATTGGCTGAGCCTGATACTGCAACTACGGAAGTTACTGTTCCTGTAAAAGAAGGGGATAACTCCTTCACATTAACTCTTGTAGATGGTGCAGGAAATACCACTGAACAGGTAGTAGACATTTACCGCAATGAAGACGCAGAGCGTGTAAATCGCCTTTCTGGTTCTGACCGCTATGTAACTGCAGTCGAAATCAGCAAAAAAGGCTGGACTGAAGCTGATACTGTCGTATTGGCACGCGGTGATAACTATGCCGATGCTCTTGCGGGTATCCCGTTAGCTAAGAAGAATGATGCTCCATTGCTATTAACAAAACCGAACAGTCTTTCGGATGCAACAAAGGCTGAAATTGAGCGTTTAGGTGCCAAAAATGTAATTATTCTCGGAGGAAAAGGTGCTGTAAGTGAAGCAATTGCTCAAGACCTGGAAGACTCTGGATTGAATGTTGATCGTTTATCCGGCAAAGACCGTTTTGCAACAGCTGCAGCCATTGCATATGAGGTAGCTCCTAATGGGGCAGAAGAAGTTGTTGTAGTTAGAGGCAAGGACTTCCCAGATGCTCTATCTGCTGCTGCCTATGCGGCTTCAAATGGAATGCCGATTCTATTAACTGAAATGTATAGCCTTCCATCTGTAACAAGCACTGCTATCAGAGATTTAGGTGCTTCCAAGTCACTGGTAATTGGCGGAACTGGAGTTGTATCTTTCTCAGTAGCAAGTGAATTGCCTAACCCTTACCGTATTGGCGGGAAGACTCGTTATGAAACTTCTTTAAATGTTGCAAAGCATTTTGATAACGGTGCTTACGAGTACTATGTAGCAACTGGAAAGCAATTTGCCGATGCTCTTGCGGGTGCCGCTTTAGCTGCTAAGAATGATACAGGCATTTTGTTAACTGATGCTAACTTGCCGGCAGAGACAGAAGCTTTCCTTGCTGAAGAATCCGTGGAAAAAGTAACGGTTCTTGGTGGAAAAGGTGCTGTAAGCGAGACTGTATTCACTAAGTTGAAAAATCTATTTAAGTAA
- a CDS encoding heparan-alpha-glucosaminide N-acetyltransferase domain-containing protein, translating into MERALKEAPKKRRFRSLDITRGLIVLLSVFLFHIPAGGYEYLRHARWYDITIMDYILPGFITVFGVGMAFAYQRGVNWSKLIKRTIRLIIYGLLFNMIVDWKIDFSTIRITGVLQLYGVIGLLAVIISTLVKSWRLLIPVVAFILLIHGYMLFSFSQSCTDGLLQPDCNPSGIIDVAVFGAEHLYHQGTMGYDPEGFMTVIGALSNVLLGMIAGKILLEKRDKGAWKELILFGAAVLLLSYAASNFLPFNKKIWTPSFAMLTAGSVIIVFAFIHLIFDQLRNTRKTIFSWYIEAFGRNSFLIYFGKFIVYSFLARIMINAGGEEVSFSAWLLSKMDLITQYPQLAYAGVMLLAWSAVAIILHLKKWYVKA; encoded by the coding sequence ATGGAACGTGCATTAAAAGAAGCACCGAAAAAGAGAAGGTTTCGCTCCCTTGATATTACAAGAGGACTGATTGTATTGCTGTCTGTGTTTTTATTTCATATTCCGGCTGGAGGATACGAGTATCTCCGCCATGCCAGGTGGTACGATATTACAATCATGGACTATATATTGCCTGGATTTATAACGGTTTTCGGAGTAGGGATGGCTTTTGCCTATCAACGCGGCGTGAACTGGAGCAAGCTGATTAAGAGGACCATTCGGTTAATTATCTATGGATTACTCTTTAATATGATTGTCGATTGGAAAATTGATTTTTCCACTATACGCATTACAGGGGTTCTTCAGTTATATGGAGTTATTGGGCTGCTCGCGGTTATTATATCCACTCTCGTAAAATCATGGCGATTGCTTATCCCTGTTGTTGCTTTTATCCTGCTTATTCATGGATATATGTTATTTTCATTTAGCCAAAGCTGTACGGATGGGCTTTTGCAGCCGGACTGCAATCCGTCAGGCATCATTGATGTCGCCGTATTCGGAGCTGAGCATTTGTATCATCAGGGGACAATGGGCTATGATCCTGAAGGTTTTATGACGGTAATAGGTGCTCTCTCGAATGTGCTCCTGGGCATGATAGCGGGAAAAATTTTGTTGGAAAAGCGGGATAAAGGGGCCTGGAAAGAATTAATTCTTTTTGGAGCTGCAGTATTGCTTCTTTCTTACGCAGCTTCAAACTTCTTGCCCTTCAATAAAAAAATCTGGACTCCTTCATTTGCGATGCTCACAGCGGGCAGCGTAATCATTGTATTCGCTTTTATCCATCTGATTTTTGATCAGCTAAGAAATACGAGAAAAACTATATTTTCATGGTATATAGAAGCGTTCGGCCGAAATAGCTTCCTCATTTATTTTGGCAAGTTTATCGTTTATTCCTTCCTGGCCCGCATAATGATCAATGCTGGAGGGGAAGAGGTGTCTTTTTCGGCCTGGCTATTAAGTAAAATGGACCTGATCACCCAATATCCGCAGCTTGCCTATGCCGGCGTGATGCTTTTAGCCTGGTCTGCTGTTGCTATTATTCTCCACTTGAAAAAGTGGTATGTGAAGGCTTAA
- a CDS encoding PIG-L deacetylase family protein, with the protein MKRLIGLFLIIALFIGGYFLLKEETVIFYSPHADDEVLSMGGSIIKAVEEDKNVIVILLSKGLASSAYHKVNTKLQEEGYDNISPQEFGEARIKEFKKSVETMGVKPENILIYDLPDAAFTPDMVKEIMIDMEKDYPGATHHVMTDHDPHPDHASTGKALKALQKEGTIKKAGYYHIPIQEFENLSYTGKDEISEEHAEKYQNALDAYGEWAPEEDKFQIGQISVTDYFENAIKYLESRWHQ; encoded by the coding sequence TTGAAACGATTGATAGGTTTATTTTTAATCATAGCGTTATTTATTGGCGGATATTTCTTGTTAAAAGAAGAAACAGTTATATTTTATTCTCCCCATGCAGATGACGAAGTATTAAGCATGGGAGGTTCGATTATAAAGGCAGTGGAAGAAGATAAAAATGTCATAGTTATATTGCTGTCCAAAGGCCTTGCTAGCAGTGCCTATCATAAGGTGAATACCAAGCTTCAGGAAGAAGGCTATGATAACATATCCCCTCAGGAATTTGGAGAGGCAAGGATTAAGGAGTTTAAAAAATCCGTTGAGACAATGGGTGTGAAACCTGAAAATATTCTTATTTATGATTTGCCGGATGCTGCATTCACACCTGATATGGTAAAAGAAATCATGATTGATATGGAAAAGGACTACCCTGGTGCAACCCATCATGTGATGACAGATCATGACCCTCATCCAGACCATGCTTCAACAGGTAAGGCTTTAAAAGCCCTGCAAAAAGAAGGGACAATTAAAAAGGCTGGTTATTACCATATCCCCATTCAGGAATTCGAAAATTTATCCTATACAGGCAAAGATGAAATAAGTGAGGAACATGCGGAGAAGTACCAAAACGCTTTGGATGCTTATGGCGAATGGGCCCCTGAAGAAGATAAATTTCAGATCGGGCAAATCTCGGTTACAGACTACTTTGAGAATGCGATTAAATACCTGGAAAGCAGATGGCATCAATAA
- a CDS encoding cell wall-binding repeat-containing protein — MFKKALSFLLVFSLFLGFFSPATSMAEETYEIPTYYETNKLLTEAALAKNIPPEIAKTLAYQESGWNQFKDGKPYVAPDGGIGIMQVTNDDRFDEDLLKTDIEYNINAGLQKLDEKFRGVDGKLPTLNNNDRDILESWYFAILAYNGRVEENSPLKLTTDGSRNEDAYQEKFFRLMNDSFYIGMDIHPIPFDFKPEDFTYSGAPNHLLSFNKDNYEIPGHLLHETEHKFTQNDILLSADSANFREAPSSLSKSLKDLPSGEREAVRVLDKSFVYDQSNKYGLADDKMRFRQYVWYKVEMQDGRMAYTASSDLKHLGKRLYGKTRYDTAVSISQEGWKDGAGTVVLAYGEDFPDALAGTPLAYQLDAPMLLTKVNSLPDSTKAEIRRLKPKAAYILGGTGAVSKNVEAELKQLGIMEISRLGGKTRFETANEIAMHMPNKGDKAVLAYGRNFPDALAIAPYAARNGYPILLTETNKIPAATATILKGFSETLVAGGYGVISENAIANLNTVRFRGTDRFGTNADIVRKLEMGSEQAFVATGYNFADALTGAVLVAKKNSHLLLTPPASIKDPIKTTILEKKYDHFQFLGGKSVVGIENELGKMIER, encoded by the coding sequence ATGTTTAAAAAAGCTTTATCCTTTTTACTTGTATTTAGCCTGTTTTTGGGATTCTTCAGCCCTGCGACAAGCATGGCTGAAGAAACTTATGAAATTCCCACATACTATGAGACTAACAAGCTGCTAACAGAAGCGGCACTGGCAAAGAATATCCCGCCAGAAATTGCTAAAACACTCGCTTACCAGGAAAGCGGCTGGAACCAATTTAAGGATGGTAAACCATATGTAGCGCCTGATGGCGGAATCGGCATTATGCAGGTAACAAATGATGACAGATTTGATGAAGACCTATTGAAGACTGACATCGAATACAATATTAATGCCGGTTTGCAAAAGCTTGATGAGAAATTTCGCGGTGTTGATGGCAAACTGCCAACCTTAAATAATAATGACCGTGACATTCTCGAAAGCTGGTATTTTGCTATTTTAGCTTATAACGGCAGAGTTGAGGAAAATAGCCCATTAAAATTAACAACAGATGGAAGCAGAAATGAAGATGCTTATCAGGAAAAGTTCTTTAGGTTAATGAACGATTCCTTTTATATCGGAATGGATATACACCCGATTCCATTTGACTTTAAGCCTGAAGATTTTACGTATAGCGGTGCACCGAATCACCTCTTAAGCTTTAATAAAGATAATTATGAAATTCCCGGGCATCTGTTGCATGAGACAGAGCATAAATTTACGCAAAATGATATCTTGCTTTCCGCGGATAGCGCGAACTTCCGTGAGGCTCCCTCCAGCTTATCAAAATCGCTGAAGGATCTTCCATCAGGTGAAAGAGAAGCTGTGAGAGTACTGGATAAATCATTTGTTTATGATCAATCAAACAAATACGGATTAGCGGATGACAAGATGCGGTTTAGACAATACGTCTGGTATAAAGTAGAGATGCAGGATGGCAGAATGGCTTATACCGCCTCAAGTGACCTTAAGCATCTTGGCAAAAGATTATACGGAAAGACCCGTTATGATACAGCAGTTTCCATCTCCCAGGAAGGCTGGAAGGATGGTGCAGGCACAGTAGTGCTTGCCTATGGAGAAGATTTTCCTGATGCACTAGCCGGGACTCCATTAGCCTATCAGCTGGATGCCCCAATGCTATTAACTAAGGTTAATAGCTTACCAGATTCAACAAAAGCCGAGATTAGAAGATTGAAACCAAAAGCAGCATATATCCTTGGCGGTACTGGTGCTGTTAGCAAAAATGTAGAAGCTGAACTTAAGCAACTAGGAATTATGGAAATTAGCCGTCTCGGCGGCAAAACCAGATTTGAAACGGCAAATGAAATTGCTATGCATATGCCTAATAAGGGAGATAAGGCCGTCCTTGCATATGGACGCAACTTCCCAGACGCACTGGCGATTGCTCCTTATGCAGCCAGGAATGGATATCCTATTCTTTTAACTGAGACGAATAAAATTCCTGCCGCGACAGCGACTATCCTGAAAGGCTTTAGCGAAACGCTTGTTGCTGGCGGCTATGGTGTTATCAGTGAAAACGCGATCGCCAACCTAAACACTGTCCGTTTTAGAGGAACAGATCGTTTTGGAACAAACGCCGATATTGTAAGGAAGTTAGAAATGGGAAGTGAACAAGCCTTTGTAGCCACCGGCTATAATTTTGCAGATGCTTTAACAGGAGCAGTTCTAGTTGCTAAAAAGAACTCACACCTTCTGTTAACACCGCCAGCTTCCATTAAAGATCCTATTAAAACGACCATTCTAGAGAAAAAGTACGATCACTTCCAATTCCTTGGCGGTAAGTCAGTGGTTGGTATTGAGAATGAGCTTGGAAAAATGATAGAAAGATAG
- a CDS encoding FAD-dependent monooxygenase — translation MGIPAALPKTIVIGGGLGGLSAANALQQLGLDVSVYEKAAELKEFGAGIVLAANAMKALDKLGIGEQVRRMGSSVKKAEIRTWDGKLLVDLPVHVQAKQYGTYSYLIHRADLQSILYQNLKPGTVILGKKLISIEKDASKISAKFEKEEVVEGDLLIGADGVHSQVRRLLVGSTPLRYSGFTAIRGISHFNDVRFPIELGGGFEAWGPGKRFGFSHLGKGRIYWFAAINTPEGTLKTAQNRKKTALEHFRGWWGPIEAVIESTKETNILTHEIFDRKPIKSWSQGRAILLGDAAHPMLPNLGQGGAQAIEDAIILSRCLEKHPENMQQAFRDYEKMRIPRTTQIVRGSRFMGRFMQLENPAAIQLRNLLLSTMPGSIQIKRLAWLIGYEV, via the coding sequence ATGGGAATACCAGCTGCTCTCCCCAAAACAATCGTTATTGGTGGCGGGTTAGGTGGACTTTCAGCTGCAAATGCATTGCAGCAGTTAGGCCTGGACGTTTCTGTATACGAGAAAGCTGCGGAACTTAAGGAATTTGGTGCAGGAATTGTTTTGGCTGCAAATGCTATGAAGGCATTGGACAAGCTGGGTATAGGCGAACAGGTTCGCAGAATGGGATCATCCGTTAAAAAAGCAGAAATAAGGACTTGGGATGGAAAGCTGCTGGTGGATTTACCGGTTCATGTACAAGCAAAACAATATGGGACATACAGTTATTTAATTCATCGAGCAGACTTACAAAGCATTTTATATCAAAATTTAAAGCCGGGTACTGTTATTTTGGGGAAAAAGCTTATTAGCATAGAAAAGGATGCATCGAAAATCAGCGCGAAATTTGAGAAAGAGGAGGTTGTCGAAGGCGATCTTTTAATCGGTGCCGACGGAGTTCATTCCCAAGTAAGGAGATTGTTAGTTGGCTCTACACCTCTTCGTTATTCTGGGTTTACTGCTATTCGCGGCATCTCTCATTTTAATGATGTGCGCTTTCCTATTGAACTGGGAGGTGGCTTTGAGGCTTGGGGTCCCGGTAAAAGGTTCGGATTCTCTCATTTGGGGAAAGGCCGAATTTATTGGTTTGCAGCTATCAATACCCCAGAGGGAACATTGAAGACAGCGCAGAACAGGAAAAAAACTGCTTTGGAGCATTTTAGGGGATGGTGGGGACCGATAGAAGCTGTCATTGAGTCAACTAAGGAAACGAATATCCTCACCCATGAAATTTTTGATAGAAAACCGATTAAATCATGGAGTCAAGGCAGGGCTATTTTACTTGGGGACGCGGCTCATCCGATGCTGCCCAATTTGGGACAAGGGGGAGCCCAGGCTATAGAAGATGCTATAATATTATCTCGGTGCCTTGAGAAACATCCAGAAAATATGCAACAAGCTTTTAGGGATTATGAAAAAATGAGAATTCCGCGAACCACACAAATTGTAAGGGGATCTAGATTTATGGGCAGATTTATGCAGCTTGAGAACCCTGCAGCAATCCAACTCAGAAACCTCCTGCTGAGTACAATGCCTGGGTCAATTCAAATTAAGCGTTTAGCATGGTTGATTGGGTATGAGGTGTAA
- a CDS encoding LytR family transcriptional regulator, protein MRSENKKKKRTWLRVTGILVLLILIGTGVYGYTVYKSLTSAVETMHEPIEREKSEKRTEQITLEKKEPFSVLMLGVDEREGDRGRSDSMIVLSVNPNQNSVKMLSIPRDTRTEIIGKGFDDKINHAYAFGGVEMSMNTVENFLDIPIDYYMQINMEGFKDIVDAVGGVTVNNDLDFTYEGVHFTKGQLTLNGEKALKFSRMRYDDPRGDFGRQLRQREVIQGVLKEGASLSSLTNYDEIFTALGNNIKTNMKFNEMVGIQKNYRAAATSVEQMSIKGSGTKIDKVYYLMVPDEEKQRVQNELKTHLELN, encoded by the coding sequence ATGAGGTCAGAGAATAAAAAGAAGAAACGAACCTGGCTCCGTGTGACCGGTATTTTGGTTTTGTTAATATTAATCGGCACAGGAGTATATGGTTATACCGTATATAAATCATTAACAAGCGCAGTAGAAACAATGCATGAACCGATAGAAAGAGAGAAGTCCGAAAAGCGGACAGAGCAAATTACGCTGGAGAAGAAGGAACCTTTTTCGGTATTGATGCTTGGTGTCGATGAGCGTGAGGGAGACCGCGGCCGTTCGGATTCCATGATTGTTCTTTCTGTTAACCCAAACCAAAACTCAGTTAAAATGCTTAGTATTCCGCGTGATACAAGGACAGAAATTATTGGAAAAGGTTTTGACGATAAGATTAACCATGCCTATGCATTCGGCGGCGTTGAGATGTCCATGAATACTGTAGAGAATTTCCTTGACATCCCTATTGATTACTATATGCAAATCAACATGGAAGGCTTTAAGGATATTGTTGATGCCGTTGGCGGAGTAACAGTGAATAATGATTTAGATTTCACTTATGAAGGTGTTCATTTTACAAAAGGACAATTAACTTTAAATGGAGAAAAGGCATTAAAGTTCTCCAGAATGAGATATGACGACCCGAGAGGCGACTTTGGCCGCCAGCTTCGGCAGCGTGAGGTGATCCAAGGTGTGCTGAAAGAAGGTGCAAGCTTATCTTCTTTAACAAACTATGATGAAATATTCACAGCTCTCGGCAATAATATTAAAACCAACATGAAATTCAATGAAATGGTGGGTATTCAGAAAAACTATCGGGCTGCCGCCACATCAGTTGAACAAATGTCTATTAAAGGGTCGGGAACAAAAATTGATAAAGTCTATTACTTAATGGTTCCGGATGAGGAAAAACAGCGCGTTCAGAACGAATTGAAAACTCATTTAGAGCTTAATTAA